In Candidatus Angelobacter sp., the genomic stretch GAAATGTTGCGGGCGAGGTCATTCACTTCAACCTGTCGCATTCGGACGGTCTGGCTTTGTTCGCTTTCGCCCGCTCGCACGCCCTGGGGGTCGATGTCGAACGCGTCCGGCCCATTCCGGAAATGGATCAGGTCACGGCCAGATTCTTTTCAGCGCGCGAAAATGCGATGCTGAATGCGCTGCCCGCGGAGCAACGTATCGAGGCTTTTTTCAATTGCTGGACTCGCAAGGAAGCTTACTTGAAGGCGACCGGCGAAGGCATTGCCGATGCGCTGCCACGAATCGAAGTGACCCTTGCCCCTGGCGAACCGGTGCAGTTGTTGAACGTCGGCGGTGACCTTCAGGCGGCAAGCCACTGGTCCCTGCGACCACTATTACCCGCAACCGGCTTCGTCGGCGCTGTGGCTGCCAGGGCGCGCGGGTTGAAACCGGTGTGCTGGAGGCTGCCTGAAAGATCTCCGACTCCGGAACAAACGCAATGATGCGTGTGCGCCCGGCTGAAAACAAACCGGCGGGCGCGGGTTATCACTGCCGTTCGCGGCGTTTTGGACTCAATTGCCCGGCATCGGCGCGGCACAAGGTCGGACCGTGTAAACCGGCCAACCGGCCTTTGCTGCTCAATTCGGTTTGTCACCCGCTTACCGTTCGCACCAGTTCGGCTCTGATCTGCTCCAACCTGCGCCGGTCAGTGATCCGCTTTTCCTCGAAAAACC encodes the following:
- a CDS encoding 4'-phosphopantetheinyl transferase superfamily protein — protein: NVAGEVIHFNLSHSDGLALFAFARSHALGVDVERVRPIPEMDQVTARFFSARENAMLNALPAEQRIEAFFNCWTRKEAYLKATGEGIADALPRIEVTLAPGEPVQLLNVGGDLQAASHWSLRPLLPATGFVGAVAARARGLKPVCWRLPERSPTPEQTQ